The following are encoded in a window of Stegostoma tigrinum isolate sSteTig4 chromosome 40, sSteTig4.hap1, whole genome shotgun sequence genomic DNA:
- the cds2 gene encoding phosphatidate cytidylyltransferase 2 isoform X1, producing the protein MSELRRRGRLEDSTEERESESTTSGNDAKLDSGSADAVPSVDNTPEVLNKALSGLSSRWKNWWVRGILTLAMISFFFLIIYLGPMVLMMIVLCVQIKCFHEIILIGYNVYHSYHLPWFRTLSWYFLLCANYFFYGETVTDTFFTLVQREEPLRILSKYHRFISFALYLAGFCMFVLSLVKKHYRLQFYMFGWTHVTLLIIVTQSHLIIHNLFDGMIWFIVPISCVICNDIMAYMFGFFFGRTPLIKLSPKKTWEGFIGGFFSTVLFGLVLSYVMSGYKYFVCPFEFNNDANSFTVDCEPSELFQLQDYGIPCLAQSILGSETIRLYPFQIHSIALSTFASLIGPFGGFFASGFKRAFKIKDFADTIPGHGGIMDRFDCQYLMATFVNVYIASFIRGPNPSKLLQQLLALRVDQQLQIFKSLKANLIQKGVLTAGA; encoded by the exons GAGTCAGAGTCGACTACCTCTGGAAATGATGCGAAATTGGACTCGGGCAGTGCGGACGCTGTTCCTTCTGTTGATAATACTCCAGAGGTGCTGAATAAGGCACTGTCGGGCCTGTCTTCAAG ATGGAAGAACTGGTGGGTGCGAGGAATCCTGACCCTGGCCATGATCAGTTTCTTCTTCCTCATCATCTATCTCGGCCCCATGGTTCTCATGATGATA GTTCTCTGTGTGCAGATCAAGTGCTTTCATGAGATTATCCTCATCGGCTACAACGTGTATCATtcttaccatctgccatggttccGGACCCTGAGCTG GTATTTCTTGTTGTGTGCTAACTACTTCTTCTATGGGGAGACTGTAACAGACACGTTTTTCACGCTGGTTCAGAGGGAGGAGCCCCTGCGGATCTTGAGCAAATACCATCGCTTCATTTCGTTTGCTCTTTACCTGGCAG GATTCTGCATGTTTGTCCTGAGCCTGGTGAAGAAGCATTACAGACTACAGTTCTACATG TTTGGATGGACCCATGTGACGTTGCTGATCATCGTTACACAGTCTCACCTCATCATTCACAACCTGTTTGATGGGATGATTTG GTTTATCGTGCCCATTTCCTGTGTGATTTGCAATGATATCATGGCCTACATGTTTGGATTCTTCTTTGGCCGAACTCCCCTCATCAAG TTGTCCCCCAAGAAGACCTGGGAAGGATTTATCGGAGGATTCTTCTCCACTGTTTTATTTGGTCTTGTG CTTTCCTATGTGATGTCGGGATACAAATACTTTGTCTGCCCATTTGAGTTCAACAATGACGCCAACAGTTTCACTGTGGACTGTGAGCCATCAGAACTGTTCCAGCTCCAGGATTACGGCATCCCGTGTCTGGCCCAGTCCATTTTAGGCTCG GAGACTATCCGGTTGTACCCCTTCCAGATTCACAGCATTGCCCTCTCTACCTTCGCTTCTCTGATTGGCCCCTTTGGAGGATTCTTTGCCAGTGGCTTCAAGAGAGCATTCAAAATCAAG GACTTTGCTGACACCATACCGGGCCATGGTGGGATAATGGATCGCTTTGATTGCCAGTATCTCATGGCGACTTTCGTGAATGTCTACATTGCCAGTTTCATCAG GGGCCCAAATCCGAGCAAACTGCTGCAGCAGCTGCTGGCTCTCCGCGTCGACCAACAGCTCCAGATTTTCAAGAGCCTGAAGGCTAATCTGATTCAGAAGGGTGTCCTGACGGCTGGGGCTTAG
- the cds2 gene encoding phosphatidate cytidylyltransferase 2 isoform X2: MISFFFLIIYLGPMVLMMIVLCVQIKCFHEIILIGYNVYHSYHLPWFRTLSWYFLLCANYFFYGETVTDTFFTLVQREEPLRILSKYHRFISFALYLAGFCMFVLSLVKKHYRLQFYMFGWTHVTLLIIVTQSHLIIHNLFDGMIWFIVPISCVICNDIMAYMFGFFFGRTPLIKLSPKKTWEGFIGGFFSTVLFGLVLSYVMSGYKYFVCPFEFNNDANSFTVDCEPSELFQLQDYGIPCLAQSILGSETIRLYPFQIHSIALSTFASLIGPFGGFFASGFKRAFKIKDFADTIPGHGGIMDRFDCQYLMATFVNVYIASFIRGPNPSKLLQQLLALRVDQQLQIFKSLKANLIQKGVLTAGA, encoded by the exons ATGATCAGTTTCTTCTTCCTCATCATCTATCTCGGCCCCATGGTTCTCATGATGATA GTTCTCTGTGTGCAGATCAAGTGCTTTCATGAGATTATCCTCATCGGCTACAACGTGTATCATtcttaccatctgccatggttccGGACCCTGAGCTG GTATTTCTTGTTGTGTGCTAACTACTTCTTCTATGGGGAGACTGTAACAGACACGTTTTTCACGCTGGTTCAGAGGGAGGAGCCCCTGCGGATCTTGAGCAAATACCATCGCTTCATTTCGTTTGCTCTTTACCTGGCAG GATTCTGCATGTTTGTCCTGAGCCTGGTGAAGAAGCATTACAGACTACAGTTCTACATG TTTGGATGGACCCATGTGACGTTGCTGATCATCGTTACACAGTCTCACCTCATCATTCACAACCTGTTTGATGGGATGATTTG GTTTATCGTGCCCATTTCCTGTGTGATTTGCAATGATATCATGGCCTACATGTTTGGATTCTTCTTTGGCCGAACTCCCCTCATCAAG TTGTCCCCCAAGAAGACCTGGGAAGGATTTATCGGAGGATTCTTCTCCACTGTTTTATTTGGTCTTGTG CTTTCCTATGTGATGTCGGGATACAAATACTTTGTCTGCCCATTTGAGTTCAACAATGACGCCAACAGTTTCACTGTGGACTGTGAGCCATCAGAACTGTTCCAGCTCCAGGATTACGGCATCCCGTGTCTGGCCCAGTCCATTTTAGGCTCG GAGACTATCCGGTTGTACCCCTTCCAGATTCACAGCATTGCCCTCTCTACCTTCGCTTCTCTGATTGGCCCCTTTGGAGGATTCTTTGCCAGTGGCTTCAAGAGAGCATTCAAAATCAAG GACTTTGCTGACACCATACCGGGCCATGGTGGGATAATGGATCGCTTTGATTGCCAGTATCTCATGGCGACTTTCGTGAATGTCTACATTGCCAGTTTCATCAG GGGCCCAAATCCGAGCAAACTGCTGCAGCAGCTGCTGGCTCTCCGCGTCGACCAACAGCTCCAGATTTTCAAGAGCCTGAAGGCTAATCTGATTCAGAAGGGTGTCCTGACGGCTGGGGCTTAG